GTCCTTTTCTGCTGCTCCCCGCTGCTCAACGCCACCCTCACATAACAAGAGAACATCTCGAACAGCGGCTTTACTCTAAGCCATCTTGTGAGGTGTGCAGGGATAAAAGAGGTGGGCTTGGACAGGGCATGTAGCCGATCCTAGAGCTGTTGAGGGGGTATTTAATAAAGTCCATAAAGAAATGCACTAgcttcatcattttcatttcttgcTCCAAACAAtggcccctctctctcttcccgtTTCCCTTTCGTTTTCCAGTTTTGTCCTTTCTCGAATCTCACACAGCTGAGTTCAAGGGCACATCTCTGTACATCATATGCAAAGGGAGTATCCCCCTTTCACGTCTTCAACCCATTtccatctcttctcttctgGTGCCAACGTATCCATTTGAGAACAGCtcaagtagaaaaaaaaaaaagcacatccATTATCCTCCAGTTCCAACAATCCTGCCTTGAGATTGGTCAGAGGGTCCTGTCAGTCATGTGAGAGAGCCAGTCAGTAGGTAGGGAGAGATGAGGCGGAGGGCTGCAGGGAGCCGGAGGAGTTTGAACGTCTCATGTGAGGGAGGAGGTAGGAGTCCGAGCACAGTTGGTGAACATCGAACCGGTCCTCCTTGCGGTAAGCCAGACAGCGCCGGATGAATGCctgcagaacagagagagaacatattatagaaggagctgcaggctgtgtgtgtgtttgtgtgtgtatgtatactcTTTATATAAAGTCCATTCAGATGCTCACACTCGTCCACATGTCAGCAGTCAGCACAACTGTTTGACATTAATACACTAATAACACCTTTTCATACTGCAATTAAAACTGCAACACACCAGTGTCTGAACCCTAGGTATGCTCACACCCAATAGAGTTGAGCAAAACGATGACACATACTGTGAGACGAATAACATCTGCCAACGTCAGACACACTGTTTACACACCGAGGTCACCTTTAATATCTCTGGCTGTATTAGACCAAATCAGGCatgtttatatatgtatgtatgtatgctaGCAGAATGTGGACAGTAAAACTGCCATATTAGCCCTTGAATATACATTGTATGTGTTTACACTGTGTAAAACTTAAatagaatgtgatcatttgctaatcctttctgacctcaactgaaaacagcacaaagacaacatatttaatgttgtaCAAActtcaacttcattgatttttgtaagtatttgcttattctgaatttgatgcagcaacatgtttcaaacatgttggggcaggagcaactaaagactgggaaagctgtggaatgctccaaaaacacctgtttggaacattccacaggtaaacaggttcattggtaatgGAGAGAGGTTCAACACTTACACAGCAACCCAACTTTTCAGGGTTGTACATTTATGTGTTcttgtgtgcgtgtctgtgtgtgtgttaccttggCCTCTGTGCTAGCCTGTGGTTTAGCAGGGAACTGGACCTCTGTGGCTTTGAGGATGGTGTTTTCCTGGAGAATATCCTGCTGTGACTGGTTGTGACCAAAcggctggaaaaacaaaacacatgacatCACCACCAATCCAGTGTCTTTTACGCTGCAGGACACTGGGACTTGTGATCAGTGTTGTACCTTGCGGCCATAGAGGCACTGGAAGAAGATCACTCCCACAGACCAGACATCCACCTTGTTGGAGATTTTCGGTGGCTCCTTCCCCACCACAAAACACTCCGGTGGAAGgtacctgaaacacaaacacaatgcaatcaATCTCATTTAATGCAAttccttgaaaaatgactgccATACAAAACAGGCCGTAAAGATGGATGtactgtgtgagtgtctgagaggggtactggtgtgtgtgtgtgtgtgtgtgtgtattaccaGTAGGTGCCTGCTCCCTGTGATGTGAGGTCCATCCCGTCCACGCCGTAGTTGTCATCATCCATAATCTTAGACAGGCCAAAGTCTGTGATTTTGATTTCTCCACACGCAGTGCCGTCCACCAATAAGATGTTACCTGCCCagcgcacagacacagactcagTACAGTGTGCAAGACACAGTGACTCACACAAAATCAGGTTCAAACACTGGGAAGGACTACAGCTGTATCAGCAACTGTGCTGCGACAGATCAAGCCCAGGCAGACCACTGCACCCCCACGGCTGAGAACACTAAAGCAACGACAAGGACGTGAGCTGACTCCAGCCtctgaatcaaaacagtaaagttttCAGCAGATTTCAGTGCATCTATGTTTAATTCCATGTACGATGAACCTGAGTGACCCACCAGGTTTGAGGTCGTAGTGGATGATGGGGGGTTTGATTTCGTTGAGGTAGCGCAGGGCGCTGACGATCTGCATGACAATGGAGCGCGCCTCCTTCTCTGACATCAGCTTGTTTTGCTTCAGGTAGAAGTCCAGGTCGTTTCCTTCACAGAACTCCAGGACAGTGCAGAACCTGAGCGAGCACAGACGCACAATtacacacaagaggaaaagatCAAATTCTACAACGGAGTGTGAACAGATGGAGGTCACCAGAACTTGAAACATCAAATAGCGACAGTCCAACAATACTGTCATTGCTTTATTGACCCCTCTGTCGAAGGATTAACTGCTCATCCTGTATGTTTCTTTTAAGAGCTCGAAAGGCCGAGGGCTTAGAGGATGAATGTCacttccccctcctccacatggaggtcaggggtcagcGCCAGGACCTTCTGCTACTGAGTGAGCCTGACGCAAGTTTCCAGTCacgtctgtgtgctgctcacTTTCACAAGCACAGCTTTGCTACAGTATGAGCCGGGCCTGCGCTCTGCCTTTGTACTCAACACAGAGGACGATTCATCCGTTTCTCTGGACAAATACGCAGTCTTGTTAGGCTGGGAAAGTAACACTGACTGCACCTCACATGCTCCAGGTTAACCCTTTAAAAATAACTTCCATTGTCAGGACATGTTGACGCTGAATCATACATTTTTCCTTGATTTGCTTTTACTGTTTACTCTTTCCAAATCTGATAACACCCCTGTGATGTTTGCTCTTACTTGTAGCACCCACAGACGCGGAGCCTTggggcagaaaacaaacaactcaTCCATTACTTGAATATTTACTGCATATGGCTTTCATCAAGGTTTATGTCCAAAAGAGGGAGAAGCTAAAGATCAGAGACATGCTACTtgtattatttcaacataatcATGGTTTTTTAAAGATCTACAAACCTACACATGACAGAATAAAAATATCTGATcctggaccctattttcccatgttttttgtGCCCAAGTGACTAATGAGACAacagtttttgcagttttttgcGGTATCAGGTGAGAGCACAGCAGCTGGCGGCcatgaaacaggctgcaatgtaatccctctgaACGTTTGCACTGCGTCAAcgtacgtccactaaaagtgtttgtttttgcaactGATAGGCTCAGAttgtgtctgacaacattacgGACAGGATCCCGACAAGGATAAACccttttgttaaagagtaagatcatTTTTGTTTACCCACAAACAGCTGACTGCACCAAACTCCATGctcagaaacagtcattttatcataGTAAAACACACGTCAGCCAAACTGGAAATATCGCACCTgaacaaaatataaacacaccaaaaaccttcttggttcatctttccactgttccaacaatccCCACCAACTGTgctttggttgaaataaacacTTAATTCACCTaatcaggagaggagcgagagcgCGGGCGGACATCGAGAAGCAGCATGTAcaactgaatttgaattttCACAGTCAAACGTATGgatttttttacaatttgaaTATAAATTTGAATTTAGAATATTGGTTGACGGCTCTACCGTGCACAGTGTTGCACCGCAAAACGATAaggatattaaaaaaaagctttttaagGCAGCGCTGGGTGATAAACAACCTCAGGATATGTCAAcccagcagggctgcagctggcagaggtcagaggtgacTCACGTGTCAGTGTCCAGGGAGAAATAGTCATACAGTTTGACTATTCTGGGATGGTCCAGCTGCTTGTGTATCCGGTACTCCCTGCATGCATGCCTGGAAGGAAATAAATGTCGGGGTAGTGTGTGCATTAGTGGAGAAACATTTTGCCTTTTGTGTATCTTaacttgtgtctgtgtgtacatgagaCCTACTTGTGGTagttctcctttttctcctctctccagttCTTGTTGAGCTGGTGGATTTTAACAGCTGCATAGCGCTGCTCAAACAGGTCAAAAGCCTGTGTGTGACGagaaaacgcacacacatttgtctCCAAACACAccttacagagagagagaggacaggaaaaacATCCAGTCTGACCTCGCAGACGTTACCTTGTAGACTTCACTGAAGCCGCCTCTGCCCAgcaagtgcagcagcaggtacCTCTCGTTCAGGGTCGGGTGGTCTTTAAACCTGTGTGAAGACACACAAGACTTTTTAAGCTCACTGCTTGTACCCGACTGGTGTGTCACCTTTGAAACAAGGACCCTGCATAGAGGATTTTTATTGCACTTCCATATTCTTACATGTACGTCATAACTAGACAAGACCAGTGTTTTGTAATGACAGAGTAAAAACTCTTCATCATTAGGTCACCTGGCAGGCTGTGGTCCTGTATGTAAACTGTAGACTTACGCCGAGCTGTCCTCGTTGTTTATCCTCTTCAGCTCTCTGATATGGAGGTTCCTCACCCGCTCCAACCGCTCCAGCTCTGCTTGGATCTCCGCTTCCTCCTGCataaacaagacattttaattTTGCTTCCTGTTGAAGATTCACGCACTTAAAACTCACATATGCAGTCAAACAATTTAAGGCTTCAGCGGCCATTTAAAGCAGAATGCGtggttgaattttttttatttttttttccctgttacTGACCTTCTTCAGATGTCCAAGGCGAAGCTTGAAGATCTCTTCCTGCTCATGGTACTCAGCCAGGGTCAGTCTGCGAGAATATGGACAAGTCAAAATCTCCAAAGACCTCAAAAAACCCCCCACTTGATTGAGAACATTCATTTCAATCTACACACGTCTTAATAACTCAACTGCAAGTCACCTTGTAATGAATTTCAAAGTTAAGAAAAATGTATCTAAAAAGAGGCCTATGATGTACGGCTGCTCTggtcaaaacaagacaaacaaggGACGACAatccctttcattttttacagtccAACATCCTCCAGTTTTACCTAAAACGACGGCATGTATCTACTTCAGTGTACTCACAGCTGGGGCAGGGAGGGCTTGAGGAAGGGGTCAGAGTCGTTGCCGTTGACCACCTTGGTTTTGCGCTGCTTGGGTTCAGAGGTGGAGGCcactgagagggagggagacgcAGGGTTCGGAGGCTTCCTCTTGGccagcagcttcctctgtcGCTCTATGTCCTCCCGCTGCTGGTTGATGCCCTCCTGCTGCCTGCACGGAGAAGAGGCCACAGAGGGGCAGAGAATGGGTCATATGGAGAAATGCTGTCAAAGGAAATAAACGGCTTTGTGCCTTTTTACCTGTACCACTGTATTTCTGAGCCTTTGACACAGTTTAGAATAAAATctaaaggaaacacacagaaatcaatttaaatgaaaagcTTTGCACATGCTTGCAGCCTCTCACTTGATCAGGTTCTGGAATGCGTATCCGTCGGTCCACTGCTCCGTGTAGGACGCCCCGTGTCTGACAGTGGTGAAGTGGCCGAGACGGAGACGGTCCTGCATGCTCTTCTCACGACACGACTGCTTCTCCTGGGTGCTCTGTTGATGGAGACAAGCGGACGTTACGCATTAGGAATAATGAATAGCGTTTCTGTAGGAGTCTCAGCAGAgtaagagaagagagaagaacaaaatgCGCTGATGACAAACCCTCACCTATACAGGAAGTCGTGGTAGGCAAGTTTATTGTAAACTGAATTCTCCAACCATaccaaataaatcaaatgactTGTGAAAGAGCCACCTGTACACTAAATCCCCCTACTATTGTGCAGCTCTATGACAAATGGAACCTAAGGAAAACAGGTGGCTGGTGAAGAGACTCTAAGATCGACTAACCCAAAGACAGAatttttccctcaggagctgtcaatcaaagcagCGTTAAAACACTGGAGAACTAGACTGTCTTTCCAAGAAATGTGATTCAGAACCTCTGCATGCTGCTGACACATTCGGTGGAAGAGGATGATAAGATGATATAGTGTCTCCCATTAGGCTTGTaagctgtgtctctgtcagtttgtttttctttctgctcacGAGGGATCAACAAACACTccatgcagctgtttgtctttaatCAAATGTCCCGTGAATACACAAAAGGCTGCGTGCATGCAAAGACAGATACCTTCTCTATAAGCAGTTTCTTGCTCATGGTGATGCACTTGTTGAGCCTCTCCTTGTATTTCTCCAGGAGTTTCTGCTGTTCATCTATCTGTCTCCGCAGGTCACAGTTAGCCTGTAAAGGAAAGACTGTGTTAAATTTGGTTGTGgttataaaaatgaaacaaacctGACATAATAACTTGTAATACACCGGAGAATTGTCGTCTTTTGCACTCTCCATCACAACTCAGCTTACGCACACTGAACTCACCCTGAGCAGGTCATCTATTCGCCCCTCTTTTTTCTCCAAGTCAAGACTCTTGTTGCTCTCCAGAGCGGCAAGTTTCAGGCCTGTCAACTCCGTCTAAGAGATCCAGACAGAGGGGTGCCAGTCAGAACAATGTAAACTGCTGGAAAAAGTGTGTCATGTCAGCATTTCAAGCGTGCATCATGTTACCTGGACACACTTGCTAGAGGAGGCTTTGGGATTGTGTTCCCCAAAACACAGACTCGTCGGAGAGGAGCTATTCTGCCGGATCTACACACAAAAGAGACTTTGTTAAACCTTGTAATTACACAGAGACTCAAATCACCTCATGTGCACATAAGTCATCAGAAATCCTCGTGTTACGGCATTCTGCTGGTGGTGAAACACTCACGATGGAGCCCGGGGCAGAGTGTGAGTTCTGTGGAGAGCGGCGAGCTGATGGGAGGCCTCTGACCGGACTGGAACCATTTCCACCCTGGAACTTTGCAGAGCAAACAAATGGGTAAACTTGAGAACGACAAGAATCGTAACAATTTAGGATGATGGAAGATTCTGTCGGACTCACGTCAAAGTAGTCGCTTATCTTGGGCCCACGTGCGGCGGTCTTCCCTGGATAGAACATTGATTTAAAGATTTAACACCAGCTATCAGTAATGCATATATGTCTATAGTATACCGATTTCTCTGAGGTGTCAGCCATACCTTGACTGCTTTCTGAATAGGTGTCAgctttcctttttctccctctggaCGATTCAGAGTGCTTCTTCTCTGGGGTCTGTGAATTGATAtgaaataagagagagagagcgggaagTATAAATGCCTTGTGTTTCACCTAACAAAGCTGGTTCAAGTGGTGGTGTtgagcaggaaacagcagcaggaagaaagagTACATACTGAGTAGGCAGGAGAGCTCCCTCTTTTCAAATCAGAGTTCtaggaagagaagagaaggagaggtgggagtagtgggagagacagagagacaagtgGGAAGAgcaagggaaaaaaatgcaaccGTGTCTAACCAGGCCTCACTGTTAGCATCTGCGTAATAAAATATGGAATATCTAATTTTGGCTTTTGTTCTGTCTtctcaaaataaacaacagtcACCCAAGCCCGTCGCAAAAATggtacgtgtgtgcatgttttaccTCTGACTCCTTGTCGCTAGATGAGCCCAGACTGCCATAGCTGTGGTTAGAGGACTCATTGGCCAGGCCCTACACACAGTGAGAGGTCAAGataagtgaacacacacaatatgAAAGTAGTCTCTACTTCAGAGTTGTGCTACCCAAGTTCAGCAACCTTGTGTAATGTAAACACCAGTGAAACAAAGCCTGGAGGCCGGCCTCCATGTCTGCCACGTTTAATAGGAATCCAGATCTTCAGTTATTAGGTGTGTCACTTGGATCTTTTCCAGCACATGCACATTTCCAGGAAGCCTGCATCCTTTTTAGGAAAACAGGAACTTACCTGCTTTTCCACCATGAGAATCTGGGCTTGGTTCTCATTTCCTGCCACCAAAAAGTCCCTGTTGCTGAGGTAGTACTTTCTGATGGCCTAGGAACTATCATGGCGGATTGAGTCACTGGACTTAGTCAGTCAAGACTGCTAAAACTTGTTTGTGGCCTTTTTTTGTGCCACAAGTGCTCACTGGTTGTCGCTATTATTGATATTAGAACTCGGGATTGGAATTTCTTGATATTGACATCTGCATGATGCAGCCAGTGTCTAGAATAGTCTTGTGAGCGAAAATTACACCTTAAAACAAAGCTGTTTCAAAGCATTTTAATCCTTTAATTGtcaggaaatgagcagaaaatgaactttTAGCTCATCAGGCTCATGAGCAACTGGGTCAACAGCATTTGTGCTCGGTGTGTGACGCATCTGAAAAAACAAGGCTCTCGTCTTTTCTGTGCTGCGGTTACCTTAGCACCTCCACTGGTGCTCCCAGTGCTGCCTACTGTGTTGCCACTGACAGCTCCTGTGAACctggcctccagcagctcctgtctCCTGGGGTCCAGGCTGTGCAGCTCCTCCATGGGGCCTGGCATAGGAGCACCAACAGGGTAACATTAGACGTGTACATCATCTCCATTACAAGCAAACAGTGTTGACAAGAGCGACTGAGCACGAAGCGTTTTTCTGTTACAAAAATTATtaaagaggaataaaaatgaGCACTAAGAGAAGGAACAGAGGACAGTATCTGGGGGAGGATTAGAGAAAATTAGAGTGATTAGgggataaaaatagaaaaatggaTTTGATTCAACTGGGCAGCAGATAGCCCTTTAAAAGATGCACTTTCATGCTATGACGGAAGATACTGTAGATGAGTGACACTGCATTTCTAACTCAAGCAGGAAGGTCATTCTAGCACTGGGAAGgcaggagggagaagagaggaggtcGGGCAGAGTCTCCCAGTATGTCAACACAAAAATCTTAACCCAGCTCTTCTATTATCTCATTAGTCAGACTGTCACAATGGCCTCATTTCACAGTGCTAAACTAGTCTGTCTGCCTTGCAGACAGAGCACAACACCAGCTGATATAAAGGACACAGGAAGTTTCATCCAAAGTCACATCTTTCTACGTGCTGCAAAGTCAGTGAGGAACAGATGTGGGCCTTCAGTAGTTGTGTGGCTAATTAAATGCTACATGTGTGCATCAACGTTGCTTGAAAACAGGGCACAGCTTTTCAGGTCATTCGGGATTTGCAAAAGCGTGGCTTTACATTAGAATTTCCTCAGCATACAGTCAGATTTGCACATGTCGGAGTGGTAAACCTCACCACCGTGAGTCTGAACCACAATATGACTCTCCCACAAGCAGCAGGCTCAACATATATGATGCCTGACTGGGCCTTCTTCTCTGACAACAACGGGTTtccagggacacacacacacacacacacacacacacacacacacacaaacacacacacacacaggtcttcctctccctgctgactgctgctgcaagTGTTTGTTTCCTTATTGGACATTTCCTGGCTGTCATCTTTACATAGCTTCTGGCACAGGGGCAAGCCCTAAAAGGCATAATGGACATTATGAAAGCCTTGGACTGTGAAACAGAGAGCACACTACAAGGCCTGTGTGAGGTTATCTAAGGACAGGAGGGGGGATGATTTAGGTTAGTAAATCTatacagctgcagctttacATTACAGCATTATTTTGGATCTCAGCAGGTTAGTGTTAGCGTTTAAGGTTGAAAATAAATCCTTAAACGTCATCCTCAGTACTGTAACTGTAACGCAGATCTTCGCTGTTAAGTTACCGTCTTATCAACACCGTCGCTGTCTAAACATTTTTATGTCCTCTAAGTTATATGCTTAACTGGCGGATTATAACCAATCGCTCccactttttttaatcactcTTTCGTCACTACACATCCAGCAACTCAACAACATCAGGGTAAATAAAGTCACAACAGCTTGTCAAAAACACTGTGGAAAAGCAGATGCGTCCCAGCTGGCCAGAAGGTAAAATTCAGGGCCTGTTCTCAAGTTTACAGCAGTGTGGACATGCACTGCGATGCATTAATGGATGCATGCATAGCTACGTTGTTTAATATCCAACTAGATGCTGCTGGTAGGGGGCGAATGTTAACAAACTGCTGCCTAACTGCAATCGCTCAACAGCTTCGAGTAATTAGAAATCATGTAAGCTGACAGTCGTACAAACACGACAACAAGCTAGCGCTGCCTTTGTGCAAACATGATAGCTCGCTGCTACTTAGACTGGCCATCAACTGAACTGACAGCTGACGTTTGGCTTCCAATTCACGGCATCAGTGAACTTGACATCCATTTTTACTTCAACAAACGTTTGCTCGACACGGCCAAAATAATCCACTTCTCCCGCAAAGGACACGCTTTAAGGACAACAAGAGTCGTTCGTGCACTTGGCGAGCTAATATACCTTCCTTGCTCTTTGCGGTCGCCGTTATATGTTGTTGAGAAATCGTTGGGGACGAGGAGAGCTGCGACCAAGATGGCGTCGCCTCCAAACTTCCACCACCACTTCCACTGTTACTTTGGACACTCATGAAGCCACTTTACCGCCGAGAGGAGCCAGCGTACACACTGCCGTTCGCGGAAATCCCAAACTTGCGTTCATCGTTTGACACCTGCTGTAGTGTAACAGGCGAGTAAACGTAAGTTGGAGCGTTTTGGCGTTGCTAGACGTCTCGCATTTTGTAGCCCGTGTGAGTCCTGCGGAGGAGCGGCTTCTTTAGACACTCGCTGAAACGGATCCAATGTAACCTTTGCATGATGACCGCACCGCGCGCCTGTCAGCATCCAGTTCGCGAGCGGAGCTCTGATTCTTGTAGGCGAGGCTATCGCGAGGCTGGCGCGCACCTAGCAGCGCGATGGGGGATGGCATGACACCGAAACAGACACTGATCTGGGATCATTTCACCCTCTTCCTAACAAGCCTTAGGTGTACTGGAAGGCACGTCTCAGCGTCGACCTGAGAACAGCCTCTTGTTTtggtgaaaacaacaaacacccCGAAAAAATGGCCGAAAGTTCTTGTCTGCCTGAAGAGAACGACagcacacaggaacacacacgcacacgtaaatgcctgtgtgtgtgtgtgcgtgtgcatgtgtgtgtatgtgcatataaatatataaatataaatatgaatataaatatatatatatatatatatatatgtgtgtgtgtgtgtgtatttaagtttgagtgtgtgtttgtgcatgcatatgtatatgtgtatatatatatatatgtgtgtgtttttatatttatgtgtgtgtacacacacacacattaacattatcatgcatgtacagtatgcattTAGTCTCTACAGTATGTcagtatgtgttgtgtgtgacagagaacgtgtgtgtctttgtgtgtgtgtgtgtgtgtgtgtgtgtgtgtgtgtgtgtgtgtgactgagtgtgtatGTAGAGGTAAAGCTGGGGTCTTGATatgctgtttttcagtcttgAAATACAAGTTTGGGGGGAGGGGCAGGTGCAGGTGGGAGGATACTGATGTGGTCTGGACTATAAGGTCTTTTGTTCCAAATTTGGTGCAGTGCATCAAAATGCCTTTGCCTTCTTGTAGggcagcaggcacacacacatacacacacatacgcatacacacacacacacacacacacacacacacacacacacacacacacacacaccgacaggCATTAACAGTCAACCGTTTGGTCCACATCTTATACTTCTATTCATTTCTAATTcattttacatgaaaataaattCCCTGTAATCCAGAGATGAGACTCAGCAAATGTGTGTCTTTCCTGATACAGAAAGATTTGTCTAACCAATATTCGAAAAGTAAATTCTAATgtcatttcattgtttcagAGCAGTATAGTAAGTACACTGTAAATGGATCATTTGTCTGTCAAACCCCGGCTCCCCTTGC
The Chaetodon auriga isolate fChaAug3 chromosome 12, fChaAug3.hap1, whole genome shotgun sequence genome window above contains:
- the LOC143328959 gene encoding serine/threonine-protein kinase tousled-like 1-B isoform X3, with translation MSVQSNSGSGGGSLEATPSWSQLSSSPTISQQHITATAKSKEGPMEELHSLDPRRQELLEARFTGAVSGNTVGSTGSTSGGAKGLANESSNHSYGSLGSSSDKESETPEKKHSESSRGRKRKADTYSESSQGKTAARGPKISDYFDFQGGNGSSPVRGLPSARRSPQNSHSAPGSIIRQNSSSPTSLCFGEHNPKASSSKCVQTELTGLKLAALESNKSLDLEKKEGRIDDLLRANCDLRRQIDEQQKLLEKYKERLNKCITMSKKLLIEKSTQEKQSCREKSMQDRLRLGHFTTVRHGASYTEQWTDGYAFQNLIKQQEGINQQREDIERQRKLLAKRKPPNPASPSLSVASTSEPKQRKTKVVNGNDSDPFLKPSLPQLLTLAEYHEQEEIFKLRLGHLKKEEAEIQAELERLERVRNLHIRELKRINNEDSSAFKDHPTLNERYLLLHLLGRGGFSEVYKAFDLFEQRYAAVKIHQLNKNWREEKKENYHKHACREYRIHKQLDHPRIVKLYDYFSLDTDTFCTVLEFCEGNDLDFYLKQNKLMSEKEARSIVMQIVSALRYLNEIKPPIIHYDLKPGNILLVDGTACGEIKITDFGLSKIMDDDNYGVDGMDLTSQGAGTYWYLPPECFVVGKEPPKISNKVDVWSVGVIFFQCLYGRKPFGHNQSQQDILQENTILKATEVQFPAKPQASTEAKAFIRRCLAYRKEDRFDVHQLCSDSYLLPHMRRSNSSGSLQPSASSLPTY
- the LOC143328959 gene encoding serine/threonine-protein kinase tousled-like 1-B isoform X1, producing the protein MSVQSNSGSGGGSLEATPSWSQLSSSPTISQQHITATAKSKEGPMEELHSLDPRRQELLEARFTGAVSGNTVGSTGSTSGGAKGLANESSNHSYGSLGSSSDKESENSDLKRGSSPAYSTPEKKHSESSRGRKRKADTYSESSQGKTAARGPKISDYFDFQGGNGSSPVRGLPSARRSPQNSHSAPGSIIRQNSSSPTSLCFGEHNPKASSSKCVQTELTGLKLAALESNKSLDLEKKEGRIDDLLRANCDLRRQIDEQQKLLEKYKERLNKCITMSKKLLIEKSTQEKQSCREKSMQDRLRLGHFTTVRHGASYTEQWTDGYAFQNLIKQQEGINQQREDIERQRKLLAKRKPPNPASPSLSVASTSEPKQRKTKVVNGNDSDPFLKPSLPQLLTLAEYHEQEEIFKLRLGHLKKEEAEIQAELERLERVRNLHIRELKRINNEDSSAFKDHPTLNERYLLLHLLGRGGFSEVYKAFDLFEQRYAAVKIHQLNKNWREEKKENYHKHACREYRIHKQLDHPRIVKLYDYFSLDTDTFCTVLEFCEGNDLDFYLKQNKLMSEKEARSIVMQIVSALRYLNEIKPPIIHYDLKPGNILLVDGTACGEIKITDFGLSKIMDDDNYGVDGMDLTSQGAGTYWYLPPECFVVGKEPPKISNKVDVWSVGVIFFQCLYGRKPFGHNQSQQDILQENTILKATEVQFPAKPQASTEAKAFIRRCLAYRKEDRFDVHQLCSDSYLLPHMRRSNSSGSLQPSASSLPTY
- the LOC143328959 gene encoding serine/threonine-protein kinase tousled-like 1-B isoform X2 gives rise to the protein MSVQSNSGSGGGSLEATPSWSQLSSSPTISQQHITATAKSKEGPMEELHSLDPRRQELLEARFTGAVSGNTVGSTGSTSGGAKGLANESSNHSYGSLGSSSDKESENSDLKRGSSPAYSTPEKKHSESSRGRKRKADTYSESSQGKTAARGPKISDYFDGGNGSSPVRGLPSARRSPQNSHSAPGSIIRQNSSSPTSLCFGEHNPKASSSKCVQTELTGLKLAALESNKSLDLEKKEGRIDDLLRANCDLRRQIDEQQKLLEKYKERLNKCITMSKKLLIEKSTQEKQSCREKSMQDRLRLGHFTTVRHGASYTEQWTDGYAFQNLIKQQEGINQQREDIERQRKLLAKRKPPNPASPSLSVASTSEPKQRKTKVVNGNDSDPFLKPSLPQLLTLAEYHEQEEIFKLRLGHLKKEEAEIQAELERLERVRNLHIRELKRINNEDSSAFKDHPTLNERYLLLHLLGRGGFSEVYKAFDLFEQRYAAVKIHQLNKNWREEKKENYHKHACREYRIHKQLDHPRIVKLYDYFSLDTDTFCTVLEFCEGNDLDFYLKQNKLMSEKEARSIVMQIVSALRYLNEIKPPIIHYDLKPGNILLVDGTACGEIKITDFGLSKIMDDDNYGVDGMDLTSQGAGTYWYLPPECFVVGKEPPKISNKVDVWSVGVIFFQCLYGRKPFGHNQSQQDILQENTILKATEVQFPAKPQASTEAKAFIRRCLAYRKEDRFDVHQLCSDSYLLPHMRRSNSSGSLQPSASSLPTY